In the Gymnogyps californianus isolate 813 chromosome 3, ASM1813914v2, whole genome shotgun sequence genome, one interval contains:
- the GTF3C2 gene encoding general transcription factor 3C polypeptide 2, with protein MASSAARGPRCRERSRRGRSGRGSVPAGRSRSRSRARAGEPRALRELSPLGDLDGLGHSEEGVEAAKSQKKTIRNQKPKSSPSDPNGPAPAETEGHGEPSRTSENGSLPPPKAPGKRGRKSKTEMLLLKLSQDLECPTPEPICVQKMLGSSQAAEGLETPPGGRPKRRAAKVALLYLQELAEELTSVYQPPAPTEGAQEPEPELERIQKKRRSRRRKEEETDSDDPARDADFVPSKEVLLQAEEEEGSDAPLSEVSEPELEALRGHGGKTSSAGRSKPQCRGLAPNGFHNSIMAPVEKCSSLTCSLRDQKYSQWEFPDWIPLAHKWTCLSESEAAPYLPAEEKSPLFSIQREGIEDDGVLYRVNRFNSLQPHEERLDVSFFVGGPVWAMEWCPSPEGSAASQYVAVYCHGSMEETHSVAGLHGGPALLQLWGLGTLQQEQGSADKAGLAYAVADGRK; from the exons ATGGCGTCCAGCGCCGCCCGCGGGCCGCGCTGCCGGGAGCGGAGCCGCCGGGGCCGTTCGGGACGGGGATCGGTACCCGCCGGGCGCAGCCGGAGCCGCAGCCGGGCGCGGGCGGGCGAGCCCCGAGCGCTCC GAGAACTGTCACCGCTTGGAGATCTGGATGGTTTGGGCCACTCTGAGGAGGGAGTAGAAGCTGCCAAGTCCCAGAAAAAAACTATCcgaaaccaaaaaccaaaaagtagTCCCAGTGACCCCAATGGCCCAGCCCCTGCGGAGACCGAGGGGCACGGAGAGCCCTCGAGGACCTCAGAGAACGGGTCCCTGCCACCCCCGAAGGCACCCGGGAAGCGTGGGCGGAAGTCCAAgacagagatgctgctgctgaaactgTCTCAGGACCTGGAGTGCCCGACCCCGGAGCCCATCTGTGTGCAGAAGatgctggggagcagccaggcGGCGGAAGGCCTGGAGACCCCCCCCGGCGGGCGCCCCAAGAGGCGGGCAGCCAAAGT GGCTTTGCTGTacctgcaggagctggcagaggagctGACATCTGTGTACCAGCCTCCAGCTCCCACCGAGGGTGCCCAGGAGCCGGAGCCAGAGCTTGAGCGTATCCAGAAGAAGCGTCGGAGccggaggaggaaggaggaggaaacagacAGTGATGATCCTGCGCGAGACGCTGACTTTGTGCCCTCAAAGGAGGTGTTGCTgcaggcggaggaggaggaggggagcgatgCACCGCTCAGTGAGGTGTCAGAGCCAGAGCTGGAGGCACTGCGAGGACACGGTGGGAAGACGTCGTCTGCAGGG AGGTCCAAGCCCCAGTGCCGAGGCCTCGCTCCCAACGGCTTCCACAACTCCATCATGGCCCCAGTGGAGAAGTGCTCCAGCctcacctgcagcct GCGGGATCAGAAGTACTCGCAGTGGGAGTTTCCCGACTGGATCCCTTTGGCGCACAAGTGGACGTGTCTCTCTGAAAG CGAAGCTGCCCCGTACCTGCCAGCAGAGGAGAAGTCTCCCCTCTTCTCCATCCAGCGGGAGGGCATCGAAGACGACGGTGTCTTGTACAGGGTAAACAG GTTCAACTCCCTGCAGCCGCACGAGGAGCGCCTGGATGTGTCCTTCTTCGTGGGCGGCCCTGTGTGGGCCATGGAGTGGTGCCCGTCCCCGGAGGGCTCGGCAGCCTCTCAGTACGTGGCCGTCTACTGCCACGGGAGCATGGAGGAGACGCACAGCGTGGCTGGGCTCCATGGGGGCCCCGcgctcctgcagctctggggcctGGGCacgctgcagcaggagcaggg ctctgccgaCAAAGCCGGGCTGGCCTATGCCGTTGCT